TCACAAAAGCTATGGGGGTTGCGCCTGAGACTACACTGCGCCtaggcgcgctttttaaaacctttttgatcattagGTTTGTTGATAATTGAGTTTACTCTGCAAAATCCTTTATCTCTGCTCATGATCCTCCACAGGTAAAGAGAAAAGATTTACGAATAATAATCCCATAAATAACAGTTTAAAAATTGAACCAGATTTCATGAAAAATTATGGGTCTGAAAGCATTTCTTGCATATTCTTTtgaattaacttgattttgtgACCTAATTCGAGTTGATATTGGTACCCAGGTTTAGTTAATATGGTAATTTTGATTATAATTTAGTTACATCTTTGACTACAGGAGTTCTGATTTCAATTCTAAGAATCTTTACCAAAGCAGTTTACTCACAGGATGCAGTTGGGTTAAGAAAAAGCGCAAATCTTTACTTCACAGTCAGCATAATCGTGATGGTCGTATGCATTGTCTTGCACAATCTTGCTCACAGACTCCCGGTTATCAAAcattataataatataaaaatccaaGCTGTAAACAATGAAAAGGAAGAAAAAGGTAAGGTCTTGCTATGGCAGTCGACGTTATGGGACATTGTTGGAACAGTCAAATGGTACGGTCTTGCCATCGGTATCTTATACGTTGTGACATTAGCCATTTTTCCAGGCTACATTACAGAAGATGTTCATTCTCGACTTCTAAAAGATTGGTATCCAATCATCCTTATTACATGTTTCAATGTGTTTGACTTAGTTGGGAAAGTTTTGACTTCCTTTTATGTTGTTGAGAATTCTAAGGTGGTTATAGGTGCATCCTTTGCACGGCTTGTGTTTTTTCCGGTTTGTTTGGCATGTTTACATGGTCCTATGTTTCTAAGGACCGAGATTCCTGTAACCGTTGTGACTTGTCTGTTGGGGCTCACTAACGGCTACTTGACTAGCTGTTTGATGATGGTGGCTCCTAAAACAGTGCCACTTCAGCATTCGGAGACGGCTGGGATTGTGCTTGTGGTGTTCTTGCTTATGGGTTTGGCGATTGGTTCGGTTGTTAGTTGGTTTTGGACCGTTTGATTGTGAGTCTTCACAAGTAAAACAATACACAATGTAAGTAATTGTAGATATTGGTCTATTCTGGTTATGGATTAT
The sequence above is drawn from the Helianthus annuus cultivar XRQ/B chromosome 12, HanXRQr2.0-SUNRISE, whole genome shotgun sequence genome and encodes:
- the LOC110894816 gene encoding equilibrative nucleotide transporter 1 yields the protein MGDTSESSSSSPLLLLPTKTPQDSYHLAYIIYFILGAGYLIPWNAFITAVDYFSYLYPDASVDRIFAVVYMIITLICLLFIVFYSNKSSSFVRINVGLALFIISLLVVPVMDGVYIKGRVGVYGGFYVSVAAVGLSGIADALVQGGVIGSAGEMPERYMQAVFAGTAASGVLISILRIFTKAVYSQDAVGLRKSANLYFTVSIIVMVVCIVLHNLAHRLPVIKHYNNIKIQAVNNEKEEKGKVLLWQSTLWDIVGTVKWYGLAIGILYVVTLAIFPGYITEDVHSRLLKDWYPIILITCFNVFDLVGKVLTSFYVVENSKVVIGASFARLVFFPVCLACLHGPMFLRTEIPVTVVTCLLGLTNGYLTSCLMMVAPKTVPLQHSETAGIVLVVFLLMGLAIGSVVSWFWTV